Proteins from a single region of Theobroma cacao cultivar B97-61/B2 chromosome 10, Criollo_cocoa_genome_V2, whole genome shotgun sequence:
- the LOC108663806 gene encoding ankyrin-1-like, translating into MDERLRHAAQSGNIDALYDLIEDDADVLRRIDEMEFVDTPLHIAAAQGHTEFAMELMNLKPSFARKLNQRGLSPIHLALQKKQEKMVDDLLSIDKDLVRVKGREGYTPLHHAVREGNVPLLSKFLEHCPNCILDLTIRKETALHIAAQNNHLEAFKAILRRLPTVYEAAILNLEDKDGNTVLHIAASNNQHQMIKLLIKSQKIDWNKVNQSGFTALHVLEAQAGDDRRENVNMLKRAKVPPSIFLAKMVLQSRRFTEIITDILEMKTDTINTLLVVLALILSMTYQAVLSPPAGARDAGKSFIKHLVFFSFYAFNSAAFSLAWLLTLMLVTVVAKSIIILLLLLYLMMACCYAVAYYTISPNLYVSFGADAVAVGAIIAVLFYCYFYFRPKNL; encoded by the exons ATGGATGAAAGGTTGAGGCATGCAGCTCAATCAGGAAATATAGATGCCTTGTATGATTTAATCGAAGATGACGCGGATGTTTTACGCCGCATCGATGAGATGGAGTTCGTTGATACTCCACTGCACATAGCTGCAGCTCAAGGGCACACTGAGTTTGCAATGGAGTTGATGAACTTAAAGCCATCATTCGCCAGGAAGCTCAACCAACGCGGCTTGAGCCCCATTCACCTAGCCTtgcaaaagaaacaagaaaagatgGTGGATGATCTCCTATCAATTGATAAAGATCTTGTTCGTGTCAAAGGGAGGGAGGGTTACACTCCTCTTCATCATGCAGTCAGGGAAGGAAATGTTCCTCTTCTGTCTAAATTTCTGGAGCATTGCCCCAATTGTATCTTAGATTTGACTATTCGAAAAGAGACAGCTCTGCATATTGCAGCACAAAATAATCATTTAGAAGCTTTCAAAGCCATACTGAGACGGCTTCCCACTGTATACGAAGCAGCAATCCTAAACTTAGAGGACAAGGATGGAAACACTGTGTTGCACATAGCCGCATCAAATAACCAACACCAG ATGATCAAACTGTTAATAAAAAGCCAGAAGATTGATTGGAATAAGGTTAATCAGAGTGGTTTTACAGCTTTGCATGTCTTGGAAGCACAAGCTGGAGATGACAGGAGAGAGAATGTGAACATGCTGAAACGTGCCAAAGTTCCACCCTCAATTTTTTTAGCGAAGATGGTTCTTCAAAGTCGGCGTTTTACCGAAATAATAACTGATATTCTGGAAATGAAAACTGATACGATCAATACGTTGCTAGTCGTATTGGCACTGATTCTATCGATGACTTACCAAGCTGTTCTCAGCCCACCGGCTGGTGCTCGAGATGCGGGGAAATCATTCATCAAGCATTTGGTGTTTTTTTCGTTCTATGCTTTTAATTCCGCAGCTTTCAGCCTTGCGTGGCTCTTAACACTTATGCTTGTCACTGTCGTTGCCAAGAGTATCATAATTCTTCTGTTGCTACTATACCTGATGATGGCTTGTTGCTACGCTGTTGCATATTATACCATATCTCCAAACCTGTATGTCAGTTTCGGTGCTGATGCTGTTGCTGTTGGTGCCATCATTGCTgtcttattttattgttaCTTTTATTTCCGTcccaaaaatttataa
- the LOC108663807 gene encoding receptor-interacting serine/threonine-protein kinase 4-like → MDERLRRAAQSGNIDALYDLIQDDADVLRRIDEMQFVDTPLHIAAAAGHTEFAMELMNLKPSFARKLNQCGFSPLHLALQNKQEKMEDYLDHMRIQNGQDNSA, encoded by the coding sequence ATGGATGAAAGGTTGAGGCGTGCAGCTCAATCCGGAAATATAGATGCCTTGTATGATTTAATCCAAGATGACGCGGATGTTTTACGACGCATCGATGAGATGCAGTTCGTTGATACTCCACTGCACATAGCTGCAGCTGCAGGGCACACTGAGTTTGCAATGGAGTTGATGAACTTAAAGCCATCATTCGCTAGGAAGCTCAACCAATGCGGATTTAGCCCTCTTCACCTAGCCTTGcaaaataaacaagaaaagatGGAGGATTATCTGGACCATATGAGGATTCAAAATGGACAAGACAACTCAGCttga